The following nucleotide sequence is from Vitis vinifera cultivar Pinot Noir 40024 chromosome 14, ASM3070453v1.
ACAAAGTGAAAGGAGGCTAACGATGGTTACTTTGGTTGGTCTCACTCCGCTAGTCCTCATCTGATCGAAGAGATTGAAGGCCTGATCAATGCAATTAGCTTGTGCATAAGCAGATAGCATAGCAGTCCAAATCATGACATCTCTATTCTGCGTGCTATCAAAAAGAGCCCTCGCATTTCTGATGTCGCTGCATTTTCCATACATATCAACCAGGGCAGTGGCCAAAGCCAAAGACACTGAGAACCCGTTTCTCAAAATGTAGGCATGTAGCTGCTTGCCTAGTTGTAGAGCCCCTGTGAATCCACATTCTACGATCAAACTCAGCATTGTAATCTCATTTGGAAATATGTTCTCTTCCTGCATTCTTATAAAAAGTTTTGTTCCCTCCTCTAATCTGTTGCTGCGAATGCAGCCCGCGATCATGGCAGTCCAAGAAACAACGGTTTTCTGTGTTAAGCCATTAAAGAGCTGTCTCGCCAAACCCAAATGTCCACACTTGGCATACATGTCCAATAGAGCAGTAGTGGTAGGAACTCCCATATGTTCATTGTTACTATTCCTTATGACATAGGCATGCATGGCTTTCCCCATTCTCATATTTGCAGTGTCTGCAAAGAGGTTAACCATGCTAACCATGGCAACCTCACTAGGCCTCACTTGCATAAAATTCATTTCTCTAATCAGTTCCAACGCCATATCAAACTCTTTATTCCTGCTCAAGCTTCTGATCATTGTACTCCAAGAAACAACATCCCTCTCCatcattttatcaaataccaaGCGCGCATACTCCACACAAGCACACTCACCATACATCAGCATCAAAGCATTACCCACAAAGACATCTCTATCCAACCCCTTCTTCAACACGAACCCATGTATCTCCTTCCCCAGTTGTGTCCACGACACTTGCCCGCAGGCTTTAAGGACAGATGGTGCCATAAAATTATCAACTTCAAAGTCCATTTTCCGCAATTGGGCATACACGTTAAGTGCATTCCTGGGCTGATTCCTTTTAGTATAAGAGGTGATTACGAAATTCCATTGGGCTGAAGGGCTCAACCCAGATGGAAAGTCATTGAGAGGGATCTGCAGGGCATGATGAAAGTGGGTTTTGATGATGTGGGCATGGATTTGCTTGGTTTGTTCAAGGGTAGAGAGGTCATGTTGTGAGGGCGAAGTGGGTGGTGTTTGAAGTGGGGTTGGGTTGAATTTGAGTGTGGAGTGAGGGTGATGTTGGAGTTGTTGAATGGTGAGGGGGAGGAGGGAAGGTGTGAGTTGGGGTTTGGTTGATACCATCATCGTCATCATCTCCATTTCGGTTAGCCTTTAGGCTTTGCTTCCCATCAGGAAAATGCGTCTTCTCCTCATCATAATCGGTAGTTTGTTTCTTCCGCTGTTTCTTCCGCAACTTCTTATCTTAAATCAACGTGTCCGAAACAGGACAagtagaataatttttttaaaaaaaattaattaataattttaaaattatattatgccAAATTAGATACATGTAAAAGATgagttaaatatgaaaaagaaaaaaaaaaaaaaaagaacttgtCTCACCTCTTTGAAAGATCACTATCAATATAAAAAGACTAGTATCCAATATCactaaaaatatcatatatttatatttatttatctaattatttttttaaataaatatatattaaataaataaatccatgtTCAAAGCTCAACATATCATAATTTGTTGACTATCGATGTATTTGTAAAATTTGATATCTTCATTTTTACctaaatatgtaatttaattaaaaaattaatttaatttttatttttaatatatataagataataaaaattactttcaataaattataaaaatttataatacttatttacttttaatatagttgaaatttaaaaaaaattaaaataggataagtACGAGAAATTCTCATATCCAACCCCTACTCGTCCCATTGTCATTTCCATTAATGTAAGGGTACTTATCTCACATAAGTTAAAtctaaattcaaaagaaaaaataaaagaaaaaagaaagagttgtcatctaaaatttatttattgattttataaaaaaaaataaatacccacaaaattatttattttattaaataacatacTAAGGATTAGAGACTTGAGAGTGTATTATTGATTGTGTTGGAGGAATATTCAGAACAATAAGGGTatcaaaactaattttatttatggatgaataataatataaattttaaaaggaaagagaaaaggatACCGTGtggtataaaaacaaaaacaatgagGAAAGTTTGAAATGGTCTTATGACTTATTATGGTCTGCTTTTACTTCTGCTGTAGCTGAAGCCTGAAGTACTTGCAAGTAGTGAATAAGATGTTTAGGCAGAGCTGTTGGCCAAGCCTTGCCGTGGCCTCCTTTCATCCCACAATCTTTAGGCAAACCTGCACAGTAGGACCATTTAATATTAAACCaatattacaaaaatctatatattttaagCTTTCGGTTTGAtcacaaaattcaaattcatgtAAACTTCCACTCAAGACTCAcactaataaaaaatttagagtgcgtttgatagttattatagaaagtgtttttgagctttataatacttgaaggatgaaaattttcaagtgctataaaatctaaaaacacttcctaaaattactaccaaacacactcttaatgcCTCAAAGACTGATATATTCTCAAGTGATTCTTCAAGTGTCTCCGTCTTTATTGTTCATTTTGGATTATTCCTTGTTTTATATATTAACTAGACATTGAAATTGGTGCAAGTTTTGATTGTTAAGCCTTTAGCCTAGTTTTGATTTCAATTGGCAACATATCTTCCATTCAAGCGAATGAAAAGATTAGGACATAAACAGGAAATGATTAGTAGCTGGATCTAGAGATGGTTGTTCTTGAGGTTAGAGCCTTGGAAGAAAAGAGACATACATTTCAACCATACCATCCCAAAGCACTACCCACCAGCCACCCAACCTCATGGTCATTTCAGGTGAAGAGGTAGTATTGTTCACCCAATTTGACTAAAATACCTAATTCTTAACAAACATCCTGAGTTTGCTCTAAAGTTAATAACATTTGGAAAAGTCCCTACAAATGTTGATAGCCTTTGAAAGGTCTCTATAGCTAGATGACACAAAAACCCATGAGACAAGAGGCCTATAAAAAGCCTTCAAATCCCCTCTACTTAAAGGAAAGGGAGCTTGATCTCCTAACAAAACCACCTTAAAGCAACTTAGGGAAAAACCCGAAACCTGAAAAAGTTtgcataaaatataaaaaggttgATGCAAACACAAGAATAATGAGAAGTCACATGtcattttgcttttgctttgCACCAAAGcttacaaaagaaacaaaaaataaaataaaataattttttggaagCTTCATCATCAAAGAGCCTAAAAATAGCTCATCCCAACCAAGAGAAGAGTAGCTTCTCCTCTATTAAATGAGTCACTCTTTATATCTaccaaataaatgaataaaaattcaGTTTTTCATGGAAAAATTTCAAGTGATGAAGTtcaatctagaaaaaaaattcattattgaATTGTACGGTATTTCACCATTTTAGCTACCAACCCACCaaatttgtttgtttagttAGTGTGGATAGAGATCAAATGAACccttatttcaaaatcatttcaaagtgtttttttttaatatggcTTTTTggatttgaaggaaaatgtaataACCTAAGCCCAAaagaatataatatttaattatggGCTTAACTTTGGCTTGGGcctaaaacaagtaaaaaaataaataataaataatatatatatatatatatatatatatatatatatatatatagtagactcatgttttgaaaactatttctaaaaatcTCAAACACTATAGAGAACATATATAGAGAAATTTAGGATTTCAGATTTAAGTGAAGAGAAAgaggattttcaaattttcttctttcgTGAAAACTTCAAGGTAACTGATTCCtgttaaagatttaaaaaaaaaaaatttatttcttcttcttagaAACTCTACTTTCTTAATAAGATTTATAAAGAattaatggaagaaagaaattatgaaaatagattgAAACTAATTAAATCAagaatgatagaaaaaaaaaatgaaaactataagACTATTGAAAGCTTGATGCTTTGGTTTGTGAAAGTTTTTATGAATGTGAGTTGGAGGGAAGGATCCCAACTCAACAATGTCGGCTCGATCATGTTTATATTAGTAGGAGGAGGGTGGTCATAGATTGGGTAGGAGATTGGTACTTACAGTGGGACGGTTGGTTTGTCCTTGGTGGCTCGATTGTCCCTAAATCAATAAGGTCTTGGATGTCTTAAACACCGGTTAGTATTTTGGTCATTTGTCTAGTGGTACTTCCAATAGGCATTGACTTTGCCCCTATAATAGACCCCTAATTGAGTGGATAGCATGAGTGCATTGACTTTGAACTTTCCACTTATTTCAATAGTACACTACCAATCACACCACCATTTTTCATGTCTTATCCTTTGGGTTGTTCCTATTGTAGTAGATTCCCCTTTAAGTCAGGATTGTGAGCTCTCTTCTCATTACAAAATGGTTCCACAAGGTGGGTCCCAATTGGTGGGCCCTACTATCTTCCTTCCTAAACCCCCCTCATGTTCATCTGATTCATATTCCTTGGAAACTAATCATGCTAGGATATTGTCATCATTAAGATTGTAGAAAGTCTCAATAATGCATAGtggaattttatatttatataaagtaGAATTGTATATATGGGAGATATATGAAAGATTTTAGTTATTAAGTTAAGATTTTAGTGTGGTGTTATGTATTGGTGTGTGTGCATAGTGAGTGCATGGAAGAGAAGTTTTTGATGGAGTGTTTGCCTAGGAAATagggttaaaattttaaataatattaaaatattagaggcaaaaattttattatgctTGGAttccaaaataaattaaatttgtctAACCTagataaattaaatcaaattaaattaaatttaggtaaTTTAAATTAGATTAATTGTAAGGAATTTGAaaagttcaagaaaataaattcaagaCAATTAAGTAAGCAAAATATGACATTTTTTCTAGATGAATGAAAAATTTATGTGTAAAAAAAGGGTTTACTTAGACTATAATTATTATTACaacattagttaaaaaaaaaaaactcttataaTTTCGCAGGTGATACATAAGAAATTCTACCACTTTGATCTTTTGGACTTTGAGTTCAGGTAAGGGGACTAActgaaaaatatttcttttataaacaattagatataattttgttttaagtgttcaaaaaaaaaaaaaaaagtttggccAAATATTGTGAGATATTGATATTgggaaatattttcttattgtaCATGTTTGCTTACATGTgtgatatgaattttttgtttttttttttccaaaaaaaaaaatcggggCTTAGTAATTTGGCCCTTGTTAACAAGGGAAAATATTTTGAGTCTCATTACCTTTGGTGGAGGTAATGATGATTTGTAAAACTAGTCGGTAAGGTAGTTACTGACCTATGGTATACTATTAGATTGGTTTTTATTTTGCCCACCATCATATAAGGAACACATGAGGTTAGCCACTTCTGTAAGTCCCATTATAACAGGCATCTCTATAGGTCCCAATTTGATGGGCTCTTTCTGTAAAACATCAATGTCGTTTATTTAATATGTATGTTCACAAAATAATGCTATgtttaaattgttttgaaaatgacACATGTAATATAAGTTTGTTTTGGTATGTTTAAAAGCATGTTATAAAgattctctattttatttctaaaaacatgTATACTTCATCTttatattccttattgggctttacACTCGCTCCTTtactaaaatgttttcaattatGCTTAATTATGGCAAGGAGTGGCTCGAGTAGGAGGGGTTTTCAAAAGTCCATCTAGTTCTTAGTCTTGAGTTTAGTGTCATGATGACATTTTGTTATTAGGAGTTTAATTGACCATTGCTATTTTGGATAAATTGCAATACTTAGATTATGAATTTTATACAAAAGGATAATTTCCTATTATTTCTTATTAAgatgtatgatttttttaagatttgCTTGTAAAATGACCTTGTATAAGGGAATCCACATAAATCATGCTCATTCATGATTTGGAATCCACATAAATCACGTTCATCTATGATTTCCTTTCTATCAATATCTCTGTATAACAACTCTGTTTTTTTGGTTATATATTCCTTAAATAGTTGTAGCCCTATTTATGGTTGTATATTCATTAAATAGCTATAATCTTGTATTATATAAAGAGGTGTTGTAATGCAAAACATTATTGGAGATTTTTACCAAATTACTTGCATAATCCTTATATGGTATTAAAGTGTTCTTCTTCCACAAGATCATAAACGTCTTCCAACTCCATGTCGTCCAGTGTTGACTCTACTCCTCCTTCGGAGCCCACTGGTTCCAACTCTATGTCTCCACTTCATCTCATTACTATCAACACTGCCATCCAATTACCCTACAAACTCACATCCTCAAATTATTCTTCTTGGCGTGCAACTTTTCTCACCATTCTCATTGGATATGATCTGATGAAATATTTGGATGACACCCTTAGGTGTCCTCTTAAACTTATTGCGGATTCTTCTGCCTCTGCTATGGCACTTTATGCGCATTGGTACCGATAGGACCAGTTACTGTTGAATGCTATCTTTGCTTCCGTTTCTGAAGCAGTTATGCCTCTTATTGTTATAACCACTACAAGTCGTGATGCTTGGCAGCATCTTACCTGCTTGTTTGCTAGCAAATCTCGGGCTCGGATTATGCAATTGAAGAAAGATCTCACCCTTATTCAACAAGGTTCCCACACGGTGTTTGAGTTCCTTCATGCAGTTAAGGTAATTGCTTATGAACTCTCGTTGATTGATGCACCTGTTTCAGATGATGATTTGACGTTATATGTGCTTAATGTCCTTGGTTATGAGTTTCGAGATATGGTGGCTCCCATATGCGCGAGAGAAACTACCTTGTCTTTTGCAGAGTTGCATGATCTATTAATTGGTCATGAACACTACCTCAAACGCATTGATGGAAATTCTTCGACCCTAGTTGTCATTGCCAATTCCTTCCAACGAAAGTCGTTGAATCCTCGGTTCAAAAATAGCAAGAACCGTTCCAAACAAAGTTCCTCCAACAAAGCTTCTTTAAAGAAATCCTATGTTGTGTGCCAAATATGTGATCACCTCAGTCACACTACAAAGAATTGTGCCAAACTGCAGTCTTGACCTGTTGCCAATTGCACTACTTCTTTGTCTCCATCGAATCACAAATGTCTTCTTGATTCAGCTGCTTCTCATAATATTACGTCTGATTTGACTAATCTCTCCATTCATTTTGAATATGATGGACAAGATGAGGTTGTTCTTGGAGATGGTACAGGTTTGCAAGTTGCTAATATCGATTCCACTACTATTTCCTCCCTTTTCTGTTCtcttactttaaaaaaaacccTACATGTGTCTCTTATTCACAAAAATTTGATCTTCGTTCACAAGTTTACTCATGATAACAATGTTGTTGAATTTCACCCATTTTTTTTACCTTGTGAAGGATTGGATGATGGGAGTAGTGCTCATGCGTGGTAGGTGTGAAGGTGGTGTTTATCTTATGGAACTATGTTCTTCATCACCTCAAGCTCATGTCGTCACCTTTGCTGGAACTCGTGCTTCGTTTGATCGTTGGCATCATCGGTTGGGTCACTCTACTCCAAAACTTTTATCATCTCTTCTTTGTAGTTATAACTTACCTGTGTCCTCCTCTAAGTCCTTATTGTCATGTATTTTGTGTCATTGTAATAAATcgcataaattatatttaagtgtCACTTCCCTTATGAGTCATGCTTCTCTTGAATATTTGTATGCCGATGTTTGGGGACCATCCCCGGTTCCTTCTGTTTATGGCTACTGATATTATATACTTCTTGTTGATCATTTTACAAAGTATTGTTGGTTCTATCCTATGCATAATAAATCGAATGTGTCCTCTATTTTTGTTCAATTTACTGTTATGGTTGAAAATCAATTCttcgaaaaaattaaatttttttattccgaCAACGGTGATGAATTTATCAAACTTAGACCTCTTAAGGTTGCATGTGGCATTAGTCATTTTACTACTGCCCCACATACTCCCCAGAAAAATGGCACTGTTGAATGTCGCCATCGACATATCATTGAAATAGGTATGACCCTTTTACATCATGCCTCAACTCCTTCTACTTATTGGTCATATGCTTTGGCCATGACAGTTTATCTTATTAATCGTCTTCTTACTCTCTTACACTCGCATCAAAGTCCCTTTGCAGTGTTATTTGGACGGGTTCCCAACTATTTCAAATAAACCATTCACTTCGGTCTCTTACTACGTCATCAATCAAACCCAATGCTTAAGAGCTTCTCCGATGCTGACTGGGGTGGTGATCTTAATGATCGAAAGTCTACCACgacttatataatttttctgaGCAATAATCTTATCAGTTGGAGCACTAGGAAGCAAAAAGTCGTGGCTCGCTCCTCTACGAAAGCAAAATATTAGGCACTGGCCACTACAACTTCAAATATTAGTTGGATGGAGTCTCTTCTTGATGAACTTGGTCTCACGTTACGTGAACCACCACTCCTCCTCTGTGATAATGTTGGTGTAACCCAACTCAATCTCAATCCTGTTATGCATTCCAAGATGAAACATATCGCCATCAATTTTCACTTTGTCCATGACTTTGTTCATTGTGACAAATTGTGTGTTGCTCATGTTCACATGGATGACCAGCTCGCTGATAAACTAACAAAGCCTCTTGCTTGGTCTCGCTTCAACTTGTTACGTGGCAAAATCAACATTGCTGATGGAACATCCATTTTGAGGGGTCGTATAAGGGAATCCACATAAATCACATTCTTCCGTGATTTGGAATCCATATAAATCACGTTCATCCATGATTTCCTTTCTGTCAATATCTCTATATAGCAACTCTGTTTTTTTGGTTCTATATTCGTTAAATAGTTGTAACTTTGTTTATGGTTGTATATTCCTTAAATAGACATAGTCTTGTATTATATAAAGATGTGTTGTAATGCAAAACATTATTGGAGATTTTTACCAAATTACTTGCGTAATCCTTATAGGTACTAAGCCTAAGGGTCAAggtcattacaaaaaaaatttaggacatTCCTCAAAATAGAAATCCTTAAATCCCACTTGCTTTAACAAATGTGGCTTGCTTTCTAGATGTGGTGTTGTGAGCATTGCCATTACAAGGCCTTTTGTCCTAGAAATGAAGTCAAAATGGTTTGCTCTAATGCATGCATGAAACACAATCCATGGAAACAAACCTAGAGTCGGGTTTCAAGAATGTCAAGGATGGTTGCAAGAATGATGGCTCTCGCTCCCTTCAAAGTCGATGTTGAGAACTATGGTCAATGATTCATCACTACTATCCATGGTCCACCTTGAATATTCCAAATAAC
It contains:
- the LOC100853131 gene encoding pentatricopeptide repeat-containing protein At3g62890, with the protein product MEMMTMMVSTKPQLTPSLLPLTIQQLQHHPHSTLKFNPTPLQTPPTSPSQHDLSTLEQTKQIHAHIIKTHFHHALQIPLNDFPSGLSPSAQWNFVITSYTKRNQPRNALNVYAQLRKMDFEVDNFMAPSVLKACGQVSWTQLGKEIHGFVLKKGLDRDVFVGNALMLMYGECACVEYARLVFDKMMERDVVSWSTMIRSLSRNKEFDMALELIREMNFMQVRPSEVAMVSMVNLFADTANMRMGKAMHAYVIRNSNNEHMGVPTTTALLDMYAKCGHLGLARQLFNGLTQKTVVSWTAMIAGCIRSNRLEEGTKLFIRMQEENIFPNEITMLSLIVECGFTGALQLGKQLHAYILRNGFSVSLALATALVDMYGKCSDIRNARALFDSTQNRDVMIWTAMLSAYAQANCIDQAFNLFDQMRTSGVRPTKVTIVSLLSLCAVAGALDLGKWVHSYIDKERVEVDCILNTALVDMYAKCGDINAAGRLFIEAISRDICMWNAIITGFAMHGYGEEALDIFAEMERQGVKPNDITFIGLLHACSHAGLVTEGKKLFEKMVHTFGLVPQIEHYGCMVDLLGRAGLLDEAHEMIKSMPIKPNTIVWGALVAACRLHKNPQLGELAATQLLEIEPENCGYNVLMSNIYAAANRWSDAAGVRKTMKTVGMKKEPGHSVIEVNGTVHEFLMGDQSHPQIRRINEMLAEMRRKLNEAGYVPDTSTVLLNIDEEEKETALTYHSEKLAMAFGLISTAPSTPIRIVKNLRVCNDCHAATKLLSKIYGRVIIVRDRNRFHHFREGYCSCGDYW
- the LOC104881476 gene encoding retrovirus-related Pol polyprotein from transposon RE1, which produces MPLIVITTTSRDAWQHLTCLFASKSRARIMQLKKDLTLIQQGSHTVFEFLHAVKVIAYELSLIDAPVSDDDLTLYVLNVLGYEFRDMVAPICARETTLSFAELHDLLIGHEHYLKRIDGNSSTLVVIANSFQRKSLNPRFKNSKNRSKQSSSNKASLKKSYVVCQICDHLSHTTKNCAKLQS